Proteins encoded within one genomic window of Lysinibacillus sphaericus:
- a CDS encoding YndJ family protein, with protein sequence MLGNLRKNLFSPVLLIGWVLMLCCYLFSMQPHYLLLLTFAQLVFVPAMLKMVVSFNKIGHIIIIAMMLVVTILHFSINRELAIVLAGLYVVYTAYIAYQGVTRFLQRGFTNIAEIAIDIGLLYLFIGGLWFFAFIAEIDTGFSSLITWLTAIHFHYSACLFAISIGLFGRFHTSKWYNAVVIILLTGPLLVALGITFSTIIEIVSVALYIFAIYCLFTLSLKTTLPKRQGALLRISYGSLCLTILGSFLYAIGNFTGTSIISIPDMLTYHGLVNCLLFGLMGVIAWGIDVPKSSHQPFTFPVSRIRGKLQPLEEPHTGLVDVLQDFVDTRKLPQIIPHFYEQTTNYRLNASVQWRCWFKPFAFIYQGISRWMQQLNLPLSSRPVEMNGVIMKVDERQDGRLAPRAWIRKINEQTIFVAIYSQHTTNQTTYMNIALPLPFSTMIGILYVYEQDGKLHITSSKTGEAGIYLAFKQNILRLPLNEHFTITAKNDTTLTAIHTMRIFGLSFLRIDYQIEQI encoded by the coding sequence ATGCTGGGGAATTTACGCAAAAATCTCTTTAGTCCCGTGTTATTAATAGGTTGGGTACTTATGCTGTGTTGCTATCTGTTTAGCATGCAACCACATTATTTACTATTACTTACTTTTGCGCAACTTGTATTCGTCCCTGCAATGCTAAAAATGGTCGTTTCTTTCAATAAAATAGGTCATATCATTATCATCGCTATGATGCTTGTTGTAACGATTTTACACTTTTCTATTAATCGTGAGTTAGCGATTGTCTTAGCGGGTTTATATGTTGTCTATACAGCTTATATTGCATACCAAGGTGTGACGCGCTTTTTACAGCGAGGTTTTACGAACATTGCTGAAATCGCTATCGATATTGGACTCCTCTATTTATTTATTGGAGGTCTATGGTTCTTTGCCTTTATAGCAGAAATAGATACAGGATTTTCATCGTTAATTACATGGTTAACTGCAATCCATTTTCACTATTCAGCTTGTCTATTTGCAATATCAATTGGTTTATTTGGACGTTTCCATACAAGCAAATGGTACAATGCAGTCGTCATAATCTTACTAACAGGACCATTGTTAGTTGCACTTGGAATTACGTTTTCCACAATCATTGAAATTGTATCAGTGGCACTTTATATATTTGCCATCTACTGCTTGTTTACACTGTCCTTGAAAACAACTCTGCCTAAGAGACAGGGAGCACTATTGCGAATTTCTTACGGCTCATTATGTTTGACAATTTTAGGATCTTTTCTTTATGCTATTGGCAATTTTACTGGCACGTCGATTATAAGTATTCCCGATATGTTAACCTATCATGGTTTAGTGAATTGTCTGTTGTTTGGATTGATGGGGGTAATCGCGTGGGGAATAGACGTCCCAAAATCTTCCCATCAGCCTTTTACGTTTCCGGTGAGTCGTATACGTGGGAAACTACAGCCTTTGGAAGAGCCGCATACCGGTTTAGTTGATGTACTGCAAGATTTTGTAGATACAAGGAAACTTCCACAAATTATCCCACATTTTTATGAGCAAACGACTAATTATCGTCTAAATGCTTCGGTACAATGGCGATGTTGGTTTAAACCATTTGCATTCATCTATCAAGGCATTAGCCGTTGGATGCAACAGCTTAATTTGCCGCTATCCAGTCGACCAGTGGAGATGAATGGCGTTATTATGAAAGTAGATGAACGACAGGATGGTCGCCTTGCTCCGCGTGCTTGGATTCGTAAAATAAACGAGCAGACGATATTCGTAGCCATTTACTCACAACATACGACCAATCAAACAACGTATATGAATATTGCTTTACCATTACCTTTTTCAACTATGATAGGTATTTTATATGTATATGAGCAAGACGGAAAATTACATATAACAAGCTCTAAAACTGGGGAAGCAGGTATCTATTTAGCATTCAAACAAAATATATTGAGACTACCTTTGAATGAGCATTTTACGATTACGGCGAAAAATGATACAACTTTAACGGCGATACATACGATGCGCATTTTTGGATTGTCTTTTTTACGAATAGATTATCAAATAGAACAAATATAA
- a CDS encoding DUF4166 domain-containing protein: MTIYQTLLGEDFKRLHPKLQQRYALPVGQTFNAQGVMHDIQSGAKWMRPFYVMAAKFRFLFPESGKDIPFTISNTCRQMPNGELEVIWERSFYFNRKTRHFDARMTVDPIKKIVKDYLGAPALFYSDLLFSVTREGKLLIRSGPQRFVMSRLEWAIPQQLEGRVIVEEGYDEYREVFTIHVSIYNPLIGRLMMYAGEFTQKSL, encoded by the coding sequence TTGACCATCTATCAAACGTTATTAGGGGAGGACTTTAAAAGACTCCATCCAAAACTACAACAGCGCTATGCATTGCCAGTAGGTCAAACGTTTAATGCGCAAGGCGTGATGCATGATATACAATCAGGAGCAAAATGGATGCGTCCCTTTTATGTGATGGCTGCCAAGTTTAGGTTTTTATTTCCTGAGTCAGGAAAGGATATCCCCTTTACTATCAGTAATACATGTCGACAAATGCCCAATGGAGAATTGGAGGTTATATGGGAACGTTCCTTTTATTTTAATCGCAAGACAAGGCATTTTGATGCGAGGATGACGGTTGATCCAATTAAAAAAATTGTCAAAGATTACTTAGGCGCACCAGCTCTTTTTTATTCAGATTTATTGTTTTCAGTGACAAGAGAAGGGAAATTACTTATTCGTTCAGGGCCACAACGATTTGTTATGTCTAGACTAGAATGGGCGATACCGCAACAGCTAGAAGGGCGCGTTATTGTCGAGGAAGGCTATGATGAGTACAGAGAAGTTTTTACAATTCACGTATCGATTTATAATCCGCTTATTGGGAGGTTAATGATGTATGCTGGGGAATTTACGCAAAAATCTCTTTAG
- a CDS encoding DoxX-like family protein produces MKKKPIYVEIDIQAPIKDAWHYTQNPKLHEQWDLRFTSITYKEKEELSELQRFTYETKVMPGVTVSGWGESKGEHLTKDGVKISSLHFGTPQKISPIAEGKGYWKYIPKKQALTFLTQYDYEVRYGKLGLLFDLVFRPLMGWATALSFDVLKRWLEKGENPSAQYRRFFLTLLISALFCFVWLYHGLIPKVLFQHPLEVMMVEHSLTQVNTANDRNVANATSLVYWIGVAEMLFALCWLVPRGKRLLFGLQIMLFPLLTLGAVLVDTDIAIAPFNPVTLNGALWVLSIIGFVLSKDLPSAASCKRKRGKKD; encoded by the coding sequence ATGAAGAAAAAGCCGATTTACGTTGAAATTGATATACAAGCACCGATTAAGGATGCTTGGCATTATACGCAAAACCCAAAGTTGCATGAACAGTGGGATTTACGCTTTACATCCATTACATATAAAGAAAAAGAAGAGCTTTCAGAACTGCAACGCTTTACTTATGAAACAAAAGTGATGCCTGGTGTAACAGTGAGTGGGTGGGGAGAAAGTAAAGGGGAACATTTGACGAAAGATGGCGTTAAAATATCTTCTTTGCATTTTGGGACGCCACAAAAAATATCACCAATTGCAGAGGGTAAAGGGTATTGGAAGTATATTCCGAAGAAACAAGCGTTAACTTTTTTAACGCAATATGATTATGAAGTGCGCTATGGCAAATTAGGTTTGCTATTTGACTTGGTATTTCGTCCATTAATGGGATGGGCAACAGCACTTAGTTTTGATGTTTTGAAAAGGTGGCTAGAGAAGGGAGAAAATCCATCTGCGCAATATCGACGCTTTTTTCTAACACTGCTTATTAGCGCATTATTTTGCTTCGTTTGGTTGTATCATGGACTAATACCTAAAGTACTTTTCCAACATCCTCTGGAAGTGATGATGGTAGAACATTCGTTGACACAGGTGAATACTGCTAATGACCGCAATGTAGCAAATGCAACTTCACTCGTTTATTGGATTGGTGTGGCAGAGATGCTATTTGCACTTTGCTGGTTAGTACCTAGAGGGAAGCGGTTGCTCTTTGGGCTGCAAATCATGTTATTCCCACTCTTAACGCTTGGTGCTGTGTTAGTAGATACTGATATTGCAATAGCCCCATTCAACCCAGTCACATTAAATGGCGCATTATGGGTCTTATCCATTATAGGATTTGTACTTAGTAAAGATTTACCGAGTGCGGCAAGTTGTAAACGAAAGCGAGGGAAAAAAGATTGA